The Asterias rubens chromosome 14, eAstRub1.3, whole genome shotgun sequence DNA segment ataatatcaatatctgtcatctctaaaaaatgttgaggaatatataattgaataggcctatgtttctttcttagtttctaccaccaatcacacatacaataaacatctagcctatacaatactcaatttgtagcctacagcttgttgggcttgacatgcttgatgatttaatcatgacccggtcatgattaaatcaccaacaagctttattgatattttattaaactattttgtgttcattcaaagtaaaaaaaaacatgcatggacctaggcctacctacgtatgtacgtacttcttccgttgagtcgcaaagcacactggtccgatggcattattgtcgtagttttttatattaataatacacatctgacatggctaaataaagcatggaggtacacccattcgtggctgaaactgtcttccgccacagaagcatgaccgtccaccacaaacaatgtcaatgtttacaaacttattgtttacacaaaaactttgtagaacacgttacgtgacgaccgtataatataactggaggtgcaaaatatttcccacgatcctttgcgggacgtcggatttttgctatctgcaataaggtctattgcaATGTTCCAAAACGActtctagcgttcaatgtttcttgtattttgttgccgcacgcaaagtaacaacgaCTACAGGCGTAgaatctgcttttgtgttacGTGAAATTTACAGACCTCGGAACGGTTGCTTTTTGGGGCTTATTTTATGTGTCATTTTAAGAGATTTTCGAGTCgaacttggacatcgttgaATTTACATGCAAGGGCAAAAATATCTTTAACATTTGTTCCTACCCtaagttttgaagcaataaaataattcaacaaaataaaatgtgttttcgtccCTACCGACCCTAATTTTTTGACCGGTGTAATAGGaaacacatatattattttgtttggccttacatataaaataataaacctctgaaaatttaggctcaatcggtcatcggagtcgggagaacataacgtgaaaacccactcttgtttccgcacgttccgccgtgtcatgacatgtgttaaaataaatccataattctcgcgtacgagaattaatattgtttttatgttttctcaaaaagtaaagcatttcatggactaatgtaatatttcaggagaattctttcaccattaccttctgtaaaccctgtaaattattcgTTAATCTTTGAActcttttttgttctgtactgaaagtgtataatggcttgaAGGTCTGACTTGCAAAAAGAATCATTTATTTCTAAATGCCTGAAATATTGATTAAAACTATTGTCACTGAACATTTTTAGCTTTTGAACATATTTTACACTAAATCACACCTACATGAAGAAATGTTTTGTGACCAATGTTTTTCACATTAATTTAAGGTCAAATACTCATAATAACAAACTGAACCAGATTGaggtttcctttttgttttactgattaTACAGTATCTGCTCTTGCGGCTATCGTTGTGCGCTTAAAAGTGTCGTCAGCCACTGACTGCATTGTTGGTATCCAGGGTTGCCCACAGTAACAGACTGCAAAGAGTAGGCCTCCTATAAAACACCATTTTACTTTCTTAATTCATGGACAAACTAAACTGAACTGTGTCAAGACTTACTCCtcttattaaattttaataaaaaatggcaCAATATATCATAAATTTGCAAAGTAATTTGTAGCCACTAGTTCGTTAACGAGTCATCACAGTATGAAGATTTATTGAGGATTGAAACGTTAGAGTTCTTAGTAGAATGTACTTGGTGATCTGGCTCCACATGTTTAAGGTCCTGTCTAGCAAGGCTAAACTTGGGATTTACGCCTTGCTACATGTAGCCCAACAACCCACAAACCAGCTGTGTGGAATATTGCCTCTGTTTTTGTCTGGCACCATAATACATGCTCCAGAAAATCTTACATTAACTTTTTCATAGTTTTGTTTAGTAATAATCAAAATGCATTGTCAGATGACAAAAACTCATATtatgaacaatttttttgaaaatgacCTTTTATGTATGTACACTATTCATCTGAATATTTCACAAGTGACTTTTATTGACTTAAATTTGCCAATTatataaagcccggttcactCTTTCTGCAAATGCTTTGTGCAAAATGAATCTCCTTGCGTCACAATTGGAAAGAGAGTGCGTACCGATTATTGCCTCTCCAAAATACGCTTTGCATTTGCAGATGAACCGGGCTTCTAAAagcattacattgacaaaaagcAGTGTGTTTTATGTAACTTTATTAATTTGGTCTTTTGTCATCCTACAGTGCTATACGTCATCAGAACTGTTGAGCATTCATTCCTCCAGTGAGGAGCAATTACTGAATGATACAGTAGACGTTATAAAGGCCATATGTCCAGCTATAATGTACCAGGCTTCAACTGATGAGTGTGTAGCTTTAGATGATACAGGGCCTGCTAAAGATAGAGGACCTCCAACTACTGCACAAGGTACGTCAAACTCACTGATGGAGTACACTTCTCTAAGagatggtacaatgtacatgtacatgtacatcatccTGTGCTGGCCGAGCTGATATCATTGGATTCaagctacacgtacatgtatctctCTCTGATCACCAGAGTGTGGATTCAAGTCCTGGTCTTAAGGCCACTGGAtgcatttggtaattgttaaacatcggtattctcacctggtgtatccaaacataaagtaacaaaccggtgtaaatttggctcaattggtcatctacatgtaatttgcaagaattaaaaaactacgttcctacttcagagggagccatttctcacaatgttttaaactatcaacatgatcaacagctctccgaagtgatcgttaacaagtaagtttttattcttttGATAGGGTTCAAAGgctctgtgtgttgtgttgatgcatgttaaagaacccagttcaCTTAAAACCAAAGCTAGTAGAGATTCTTTCTTTGTTTGGATCACTTTGCTTTAAATCTGTTAAATTCTTTTTCTACATAGCTTACTCCATAAACTTGTATTGTTTTTCTACAGTACAATGCAGTATGGGGTGACACAGTCATCCAATCATCAAATGACATTATGTTATTGTATACCCACAGTATGGGGTAACAGAGTCCTCCAATCACCAAAGCTAGCTTCTTTTGACAATACTTAATTGTTTTCCCACAGTATGGGGTAACTGAGTCCTCCAATCACCAAGGCTAGCTTCTTTTGACAATACTTAATTGTTTTCCCACAGTATGGGGTAACTGAGTCCTCCAATCACCAAAGCTATCTTCTTTTGACATTACTTTATTGTTTTCCCACAGTATTGGGTAACTGAGTCCTCCAATCACCAAAGCTAGCTTCTTTTGACAATACTTAATTGTTTTCCCACAGTATGGGGTAACTGAGTCCTCCAATCACCAAAGCTATCTTCTTTTGACATTACTTTATTGTTTTCCCACAGTATGGGGTAACTGAGTCCTCCAATCACCAAAGCTATCTTCTTTTGACAATACTTAATTGTTTTCCCACAGTATGGGGTTTTGGAGTCCTCTTTGTAACAATCATAAACGCCAGTGCACTGATGGGAGCTTGCATCATTCCCTGCATGAATAAGAAGATGTATAAGATGGTACTGAACTACCTCATTGGATTGGCTGTTGGAACATTGAGTGGTAATGCACTGCTTAGTCTAATACCAGAGGTAAGTACCCATAGATagataaaaatacaaaagaaaacatcacAATCAGAAGATTGACTTGTATTGGTGGGCAAGGCACTTATGGCTAGAGCACTAACTCCCGTTTTTTTGCAATCTCCTATCCCTGAACATCTGACTTCACACTTCAAGGTTCATGTATTACGCCACAGATCTGTCTTGAGCTTctgtcaatccccgtccataagTATCAGGCACCTTTGACCAGGCATTTATTTCACATAGAGATTCCAAATCAAATCCTACGTGCATGTATTCAGTAAAATAGTTGCTTGCTGCTGCACGCAGCAACcaaaagtgcagctgccaaactttaaacctcggaccaatcaaaacacagatgtagaaagcttacgtcactgcacgtttatccaatgaaatcattgtatccagcGAAATCACTGGCTTTGTAAAACCAATACCTAGATGTATcattatccttgcggataaagacggGGGACCAGTCTAACATACTCCTGGGTGCAGACATTCTTGTTACATATGACTGAGGAACTTTGTCATAGTAAATGTCCAGTGCCAAGTTGCAATTAGCTGGGTATGATACAGTTGGTACAGTTCTTTCCCCTGTTCCAAGTCTGACATGAACCAGTCACTTCTGATCCACTTGTTTCATTGTGTTACTAATTTATGTGAGGTATGGGTTTCATTTCTACTGTGTTTTGCTGCATTGAGCAGAGGTTGGGGTTGAGTTTAAAGGGCCTTACAAATCAACGTCACATGTAGCAAAAAGGGCATTTAAAACAGCAGTCCATAAGAATGCAACAagatatttatgtttatatttatagaCACATGGAATGCTAGTCAGTACACATGGACTGAACTTTGTCTGGAGGAATACCACAATCCTTGGTGGTATTTATCTCTTTTTCTTCGTTGAGCGAGTTCTTAAAATGATCTCACTGAGAAAGGAGTCTAAACACAAGGTAAGTACAAAACGATACAAAAACTTCTGATATTTAACGGAGGCAACAGAACTGCATAACCAAAAATGTAGCTAAGTACAAAAGAaatgtgcttaccagaaaaagattTTAACGGCTAAATGTGTACTAGCACTGTGGTTTCCTGcaaatttttgctgagcagaaattgaTTGTTTGAAACACAATTTCCCGCTTAAGTGGCTCTTTGGAATTGGACCCAGGGCCAAAACCTCCATAACCTGTGTGTAAATCCATGCttggtaaaaccaaagtaattaaattaaattcaatataAAAGTTATTTCCATCTTGAAcagtacaaaatgtacacaaatcaCAATATTGTGAAGGCACAATCCTAAAAAGCCAAGGCTTGTAGTGGAGTGCctctgaagaaaaaacagaacaaataaacttgttttatttatgaacaaatttacttttacaaagctaattaatttttacaaataaagaCATCATGGGGAAGATGATCTGACACAAAAGAAGCTGAGAAAAGTGAGGACTTTTAAAATACTGCAGTGGAGGAAGCAACTATGGAGAATAAACCATTGTGTTAAACTATGATATCGGGGGTTGGAATTGGTCATGAATTTCATTGattctgatttttgtttcctACACTATAGCAGAAGCATTTGCAAGCTGACGACACAATGCATGTGACTGCTATGCATGATTTAGAACCTCGTCATGATATGTATAAGATCACATCTGGAGACAGTGCGCTGGGTATTAATAATGGCATCATCAACTCGGATAACGGCTTAGAGGCTACTGCTACAAATCAGGTAatgcttcattttttgaaagggccatgggcaccaaggcattttctcattagtaaagggcaccttacaagaaaattgtaaatttctagaggagcattgcaagggcaccaaggcaatagagGCAATCGCATATGTTGCCTttgtgaaatatcaggcctgcagtCATGATTGGATAAGACTTCAGCCcagttcaaacttcctgcgaaaGCAAACATGCGATTCAAATTTTGATGTAACAGTCCTGTTTTCGGcgcaaatgtttcgcaggagttgagcaaatttcaactgctgcgaagtattcgttgcaaatttgtgacgtcaaaattggtATCGCAGGAATGATGAAGCGGGCTTTAGTGTCACAGACCATCAGCATGTTTGCaaagtaactacatgtacatgtatgctcctAAATGGGTTAAGGTGCTGCCATAGACATCAAAcaatgtctgcgcccagggtggcttcaaaacgcagagcaagttagcactctagtcaatacatgtatatgtagcTCTGtgggtgctgcatactcctaaggcaTGTAAGGAGTATAGATAGTTTCAGGAATGCATTGCGGGGTCCAATGAACAAGGGAAGTAATAGCATGAATAGTGTAAGCTGCTTTTAGAGGGCTACTCTACTGTTTTAAAGGTTGAGTCTTACTTTGGTAGTGCCCCTTTTCCCCCTACAAATAATTGTGTTTACTTAGTTCTACTGAAATCTGAAAGCCTTGAAAACCATTGTTATTTATAACATTACTATCATGTCAGAATGTGTAGGAGTTGGTTTCCTCAAGATAACAGTTTTTCCTATTATCAATTGACTTGAATGATATTTTTATCCGTAAAAGGAggtttttttacagttaaatgGTGATAAACCAGGGTACCAACGTATGATAAAAACACAGAATGCTGACCAACAAAACACACAGGTAAAAGTGTGTATTTATCATTTAAGTGTTTTTCACTCAGCTCTTCTCTGTAGTGGTATAAAATCAGTTTTACTTTCAGTCTTTGTCTTGAAATTTTAACATTCTGAATTCAGATTCTTAATtctctgtatttttgttttcattttcaaaccCAAACCTCCTGTTGTAATTGACTGAATTGTCCTCATTCTAACAATGTCCACAATATTCATAGTCTATGTGTTCATATTAAGTCTTGTGCCTTTTTTCCTTCCTCAGTTCCCCACTCGAACAAAGTCTAAAACCATTTCATGGTGCTTCAGGGGAATACATGTTGGTCACATTATTTCAATATGAGCTCTCCATACCTTGCAGGGTTTGATACGCCCCTGTGGTGTAGTATTAAAACCCAAAGTGTTGTGACTCTGAATCCTCTGATTATGGTTATACACCAGATACCTTGTAAAGCATATtgggatatacatgtacattgtaagtgCAGTCCTCAGTTCAACAgattcaaaaaaaatattatgttggATTTGAGAGGTTAACATGGTGATACAATGTACTTGAGTGGTACAACAATTCTCAAGATCTTTCTTTgtggactacatgtacatacatttacagttgtttgtaataattgtttatttcgCTCTGAGCATGACTAACCATAATCTTTACAAATAGAGTTGTTCACTTCCTTACTAACATAATATATGTGTATGATGTagctttttttgttaaagggtggctgcaatgtttttttttataaatttgaacgattaaacatgactttttaaacctgaaatatttgttattattttttatttaatgcgctagtattttaaaagtggttttcaagagatgagggggacccaccccgcccctaaaagggagccttcatgtgacgtcatgtcgggaacccgagccgtcaGGCCCCCTAGCTGTGTGCacatagagacgtgtgcactgtgtggcctggtacctaggcgcgtgtagttagggaccagactctttttgccgacgatatgtttgaattcccgactgAATTCatcgatggtagggggcggtaacaatccacaaaggggggggggcatgacttattcgctaattacgcaagtgagatatgtcggggaaaaacaaaacacattttattgatgttcaatacatatatcagaaataaatgacagcaaaattaactgttttattttaattcactgcagcatccctttaaagtaaaaacCTCATGGAATTGTGAACAAACCCATTTGGGTAAAGTATGAACCCTTCATAAGTTTTGATTAAATATCTACCTTTTCTTTCCACCGAAATGTACAGAATGGAACATCTAAGCCCCAACATGAAGACGTACATTCTCATCTACCGATGACAACAAAGTCAGGAAAGATTCGCATAGCATCAGTGGCTTACATGATTATATTCGGTGATGGTCTTCATAACTTTGTGGATGGATTAGCGATCGGAGTGTCATTTTCTACGTCAGTCTTCCAGGGAATCTCGACTTCCATTGCTGTCATTTGTGAAGAATTCCCTCATGAATTAGGTTTGTTGGCAAAACAGCCCTTGTGAATAATCTTACAAATGAATACTTATAGGAATGTATTGATAATTGGAACCCAGTGCTTGTTTCAACCGTAAATAACTGTAGATATATACCATAACATGAACCTTTGGGAACTTCATTACAAAAGGTAGgagcattttttaaatattgctgaaaatcgGCAGGGGTTATGTCTAAATGTCTTTATCTTCCAGTatgcgctaatccaccaatcagaagcttgAACTactgggggataaaaacatatatcttccagtacgcgctaatccaccaatcagaagcttcaactactagggggataaaaacatttatCTTCCGGTTTGcactaatccaccaatcagaagctcgatttagtagggggataaaaacatttatcttccagtatgcgctaatccaccaatcagaagctcgatTTAGTATggggataaaaacatttatcttccagtacgcgctaatccaccaatcagaaacttgaactactagggggataaaaacatatattatGCTACGACCTATGTTTTATATCccacttcctctgtttttattacacagtgcgtattgtgaaatgtcattttgtcacgctccgtataccCGTATACGGGCTgtgaaaaaattacattctaaactttgtgcgtgTGAATgccgttcgtcctgaaaaaatgttctgatattttaaactttgcgccacttgcgcttgtgtgataacttatagtaATCCAATTGCAAGTTATTATTTTCTTATTAGACATAACTAAGCATGTTTAGGAGCGCGTAATGCAAATAgcattcaaactgtctctagctagcGGGCATTGTaggttgtctagttggtaagccACTACTCTAAAATTGTGAAGGTCGCAGGTCAGAATCCCTAACGATTATTAAGCCTTTGATTTcctttttacagaactcggaaatgtaccgagtatacagtgcttacacttatcgatgtaagggtaaaactaaaatgaatgttctgtatccctgatgcaaatgtaACATACATTGATAATACTGTTGCGAGTACATGGAGCCTAATGATCATTATATCTAACTTGATACTTATTATTTCTACAGGGGACTTTGCAATTCTAATCAAGTCTGGCATGACAGTGAAGCAAGCTTTGACATTCAACTTCCTATCAGCGCTTACGTGTTATGCGGGGCTGGTTGTTGGCATTCTAGTTGGACAGCTGACGTCTGCTGAGCCGTATATATTCGCTCTGGCCGCTGGAATGTTTCTATATATCTCTTTGGTTGATATGGTACGTTATATCCACCCTCCCCTCCAAGaattactataataataataataatgaatatatttatatagcgctttatactaaaaataagtttcttAGCGCTTCACAAAGTAAATAGAAACGATTAAGTAAGCAATCCAACTATCAATGCAAACAACTTCGAGAACACAATTAAAACAGGACTTGCTCCTTACAGACTTGAAGAGTGAACACTGGGGATGGGCTGGGGTGGGGCTGCTTTAGAACTTGGGGGTGGGGTTAATTCTGGAGAGTACACATTGACTGTCTGTGCAGGTTGGTAATACAGCCCAAACCCACCAGTTGTGAAAACTGCTCATTTGCTTAAAATCTGGCAACACTCCTTGGGTTTgataatgttgttattattatgtgcCAGAAATGTTAAATATGGCGAATATTGTGCTGTATAAGTTTTATAGAACTGATTTTATACTGATTTTATACTAAGAGAGGTTTTTGGTTAGCACCATATGAAaatctattttgagtagtgttggttctcaaAATAACAACGGGTGCACAACATTTCGTtcaatatgctctgatcgtcttcaggagaatgcttaCTTTGAAATTCAAACTTGTGTAACTCTGTTGTGTTTGATTCTGTTTTGACTGTAGTTACCAGAGCTCAACGCCACCACGGATCAAAAAGAGTTCAACTTACGGAGTTCCTTGAAAACATTTGCAATCCAGAATGCTGGTCTGCTGAGTGGGTATGGCATTATGATTCTACTTACTGTTTATGGAGAACATATACAGATCTTATAATGGTAAGTAGGAGTTGAAACtttattagtatttttttttggaggggggttGGATTGGTTCTAGTATTGAATGGTCATAATAAGGGTGCCCCCAAATTGACACTTTTTATTCAGTGCTTACctattcttgtttttgttttgttttgtagagTGTACAAACGGAACCAGAGGATGGTGAGGCAAAACTGCTGCAAGACAACAAGTCTTTGAAAGGAAGGAGCAATAATGGAAAGTGTATTTTAATCCAGATCATTATAATGGGTCACAAAAGCTTTAATCGTGCAAATCTTAGTCAATTGAGTGGAAGAAGTTCTTGTTACCTTATATTATGACGTGTTTGTTGCCCAAATTCTGCCCTTGGGTGATGGAGAAAAGTAACAGGTTTATAACTTTATATTGAGGTTGATGTGGTTTTGAATCTATTGTTGATGTGTCACCTTTATCTATTGTAGATGTTTCTCCTTAATTAATTCTGCACAATAAATATTTACCTCATGAATTACAAAatgttgtgtacatgtaggtaaaatAAATAGTATGTCTCATTGATAATGCAGCATCAAACTAGTTAACTATTCCTGGAAATGTTGAAGACtagttttataaatttttgttatttagttATGAGACCCATTAATACAAAACCCTACAGGGGTTTTCTTGAGCACTCAGTCCCTTTCTTGTGTGAGGTCCCAAACACATGTAACGCGCCAGCAGTCACATTAGACAAGTGCGCCCCCCATTGTCAAAATGTATAGTTAAAATTGCAGCAGCGATCAACAGGTTTAGGGCCCGGAATACAATTAGTTTCTCTGGTGATGGCACAGGATTGGGACTGTCAACCGTGCATTTGAATACCACCGCAAATCTCTTCACATAATgatttcaaattaagtggatTCTTTGTTGCTTTACATCCTAACTGAGGAACGAAGCAATgatggtttaaaggaacacgttgccttggatcggacggttgggtctttgaaaaagcgtttttgtaaccatttgttataaaatgcatggttagaaagatgttagaaagtagaatacaatgaggTTTCTCgcaattgcacagttttccttttacatcgacTAAAACTGCTCATTTCACGTAACACCTTATTGTGACCTGTATTTTAAGTACATCGATCAATTAGAGTGCATAACACTGATATCAAGGCTGTTACATGTAATTCAGTTGTGTCCACTGTATAATAATGTTGCCACATTATCATGTTATTCACTGTTTCTAAGAAGTGTATTATGTTAACATGGGACCTCACATTAAGCCTAgttcatcaaaataaaaatccaaTCAGATGTCCCCCAATCAGAATGAATGGTTCAGTTTGTTTAATTGTGGTCAACACTTACTGCAAACAATATTTACTGCAAACAAAGAGATTTGACTTGAAACTCTCCTTGTGTTTACATGAAGTATTAATTAACAGCTACAACCAGTAAATGTTACTCCAAAATAGTTAttaatggtacatgtataatggaAGAATTTGGAACAATTTTAGGTTCTATGGTGAAGTCGTCAATTGTCATGTGTCACTTTAAAGGTGCAcatttcattatttatattaacAGGTAAAAATGCACAATCAAGGTAAATCTTTGCATGTATGCAAGCCAGGGTGTGTAACATCAGATATTTAGGTTATGTTTTCATCAAATGTCTCATGACGCCACCTTAAAGGTGGAGCTTTAAAAGGAGTGGCTCTCTGTGTTTCATTTGCAAATAAACACTCAGCTTCCAGttcattaaaatgttgtttttatatggTCACAAGCACCATTCTATATTTgaagtatttattttattgaaccTTTTAAATGGTTatgtttttacaatttaatCTTAGAATTTGGGTTTTTGAGGTGATGTTATTTGTGTATGTGTAGTGTTTTACCTGCGTGTTTTTAATCCTGTTACTGTATATACTCACACTTCCCTGAAATAGTTTCATATTCAATTATGATTGAAAACATCAGTTGGGTGATAGTTGTTAACAATGCAAACGATATTTTGTTATACTTAGGGTGTATTACTTGTGTATGTTTGATTTGTAACGTAGGCgcctttttattataatttttttcaatgTAGCGCTAGTTTGTAGTCATAAATTGTGATGAAACACAATGTATGTAGTCTCAGGATAAC contains these protein-coding regions:
- the LOC117299250 gene encoding zinc transporter ZIP14-like isoform X3, yielding MARVSFSLQKCVLRLCRFIVLTEVIFSIVAVDDATSTGSRNAIDGQRKRRNAAERDENTVALLSSEFFIEEIVNTFGLNGKINQEQLQVLLQRVGAECYTSSELLSIHSSSEEQLLNDTVDVIKAICPAIMYQASTDECVALDDTGPAKDRGPPTTAQVWGFGVLFVTIINASALMGACIIPCMNKKMYKMVLNYLIGLAVGTLSGNALLSLIPETHGMLVSTHGLNFVWRNTTILGGIYLFFFVERVLKMISLRKESKHKQKHLQADDTMHVTAMHDLEPRHDMYKITSGDSALGINNGIINSDNGLEATATNQNGTSKPQHEDVHSHLPMTTKSGKIRIASVAYMIIFGDGLHNFVDGLAIGVSFSTSVFQGISTSIAVICEEFPHELGDFAILIKSGMTVKQALTFNFLSALTCYAGLVVGILVGQLTSAEPYIFALAAGMFLYISLVDMLPELNATTDQKEFNLRSSLKTFAIQNAGLLSGYGIMILLTVYGEHIQIL
- the LOC117299250 gene encoding zinc transporter ZIP14-like isoform X2, which codes for MARVSFSLQKCVLRLCRFIVLTEVIFSIVAVDDATSTGSRNAIDGQRKRRNAAERDENTVALLSSEFFIEEIVNTFGLNGKINQEQLQVLLQRVGAECYTSSELLSIHSSSEEQLLNDTVDVIKAICPAIMYQASTDECVALDDTGPAKDRGPPTTAQVWGFGVLFVTIINASALMGACIIPCMNKKMYKMVLNYLIGLAVGTLSGNALLSLIPETHGMLVSTHGLNFVWRNTTILGGIYLFFFVERVLKMISLRKESKHKKHLQADDTMHVTAMHDLEPRHDMYKITSGDSALGINNGIINSDNGLEATATNQEVFLQLNGDKPGYQRMIKTQNADQQNTQNGTSKPQHEDVHSHLPMTTKSGKIRIASVAYMIIFGDGLHNFVDGLAIGVSFSTSVFQGISTSIAVICEEFPHELGDFAILIKSGMTVKQALTFNFLSALTCYAGLVVGILVGQLTSAEPYIFALAAGMFLYISLVDMLPELNATTDQKEFNLRSSLKTFAIQNAGLLSGYGIMILLTVYGEHIQIL
- the LOC117299250 gene encoding zinc transporter ZIP14-like isoform X1 yields the protein MARVSFSLQKCVLRLCRFIVLTEVIFSIVAVDDATSTGSRNAIDGQRKRRNAAERDENTVALLSSEFFIEEIVNTFGLNGKINQEQLQVLLQRVGAECYTSSELLSIHSSSEEQLLNDTVDVIKAICPAIMYQASTDECVALDDTGPAKDRGPPTTAQVWGFGVLFVTIINASALMGACIIPCMNKKMYKMVLNYLIGLAVGTLSGNALLSLIPETHGMLVSTHGLNFVWRNTTILGGIYLFFFVERVLKMISLRKESKHKQKHLQADDTMHVTAMHDLEPRHDMYKITSGDSALGINNGIINSDNGLEATATNQEVFLQLNGDKPGYQRMIKTQNADQQNTQNGTSKPQHEDVHSHLPMTTKSGKIRIASVAYMIIFGDGLHNFVDGLAIGVSFSTSVFQGISTSIAVICEEFPHELGDFAILIKSGMTVKQALTFNFLSALTCYAGLVVGILVGQLTSAEPYIFALAAGMFLYISLVDMLPELNATTDQKEFNLRSSLKTFAIQNAGLLSGYGIMILLTVYGEHIQIL
- the LOC117299250 gene encoding zinc transporter ZIP14-like isoform X4, which translates into the protein MTKCYTSSELLSIHSSSEEQLLNDTVDVIKAICPAIMYQASTDECVALDDTGPAKDRGPPTTAQVWGFGVLFVTIINASALMGACIIPCMNKKMYKMVLNYLIGLAVGTLSGNALLSLIPETHGMLVSTHGLNFVWRNTTILGGIYLFFFVERVLKMISLRKESKHKQKHLQADDTMHVTAMHDLEPRHDMYKITSGDSALGINNGIINSDNGLEATATNQEVFLQLNGDKPGYQRMIKTQNADQQNTQNGTSKPQHEDVHSHLPMTTKSGKIRIASVAYMIIFGDGLHNFVDGLAIGVSFSTSVFQGISTSIAVICEEFPHELGDFAILIKSGMTVKQALTFNFLSALTCYAGLVVGILVGQLTSAEPYIFALAAGMFLYISLVDMLPELNATTDQKEFNLRSSLKTFAIQNAGLLSGYGIMILLTVYGEHIQIL